The genomic interval CCCACAGAGCCCCAGGAGGTGCCGTCGGACACGGAAAGCGCGCACGACGAACTGCGGCCGCTCCGCCAGCGGTTGATCACCGCAACCCTCCTCGCCGTGCCCGTCGTCGCGATGGCGATGGTCCCGGCGCTCCAGATTCAGTACTGGCAGTGGCTGTCCCTCACCCTCGCCGCGCCCGTCGTCACCTACGCCGCCTGGCCCTTCCACCGCGCCGCCTGGACCAACGCCAAGCACGGCGCGGCCACCATGGACACGCTGATCTCGGTCGGCACATCGGCGGCGTTCCTCTGGTCCCTCTGGGCACTGTTCTTCGGGACAGCCGGAACACCCGGCATGACCCACCCCTTCGAGCTGACGATCTCGCGCAGCGACGGCGCCGGGAACATCTATCTCGAAGCCGCCGCCGGAGTCACCGCGTTCATCCTGGCCGGGCGCTACTTCGAGGCCCGCTCGAAGCGGAAGGCGGGCGCCGCCCTCAAGGCACTCCTCGAACTCGGCGCCAAGAGCGTCACCGTCCTGCGGGAGGGCCGCGAGGAGACCATCCCCACCGCGGACCTGGCCGTCGGCGACCTTTTCCTCGTACGCCCGGGAGAAAAGATCGCCACCGACGGCACTGTCGTCGAAGGCACCTCCGCTGTCGACGCCGCCATGCTCACCGGCGAGTCCGTCCCCGTCGAGGTCGGCCCCGGCGACTCCGTCACCGGAGCGACCCTGAACGCCGGCGGCCGCCTGGTCGTCGAGGCCACCCGGGTCGGTGCCGACACCCAACTGGCCAGGATGGCCAAGCTGGTCGAGGACGCCCAGAACGGCAAGGCGGCCGCCCAGCGCCTGGCCGACAAGATCTCGGCCGTCTTCGTGCCCGTCGTCATCGCCCTCGCGCTCGGCACGCTCGGCTTCTGGCTCGGCAACGGATCCGGCCTGACCGCCGCCTTCACGGCCGCCGTGGCCGTACTGATCATCGCCTGCCCGTGCGCCCTGGGCCTGGCCACCCCGACCGCCCTCATGGTCGGTACGGGCCGTGGCGCGCAGCTCGGCATCCTGATCAAGGGCCCGGAGGTCCTGGAGAACACCCGCAAGGCCGACACGATCGTCCTCGACAAGACCGGCACGGTCACCACGGGCCGTATGACCCTGCTCGCCGTCCACACCGCCGACAGCACGGACCGCGCCGAAGTCCTGCGCTTGGCAGGCGCGTTGGAGCACGCGTCCGAGCACCCGGTCGCCCGGGCGGTGGCGGCCGGCGCCACGGCGGAGCTGGGCGGCCTGCCCGTCCCCGAGGACTTCGCGAACGTCCCGGGCCTCGGCGTCCAGGGCATCGTCGAGGGTCACGCCATACTGGTCGGCCGCTCAACACTCCTCGGGGAGTGGGCGATGGAGCTGCCGGCCGAGCTGGAGCGCACCAGGGGCGAGGCCGAAGCAGCCGGACGTACAGCCATCGCGGTGGCCTGGGACGGCGAGGCGCGCGCGGTCCTGGAGGTCGCCGACGCGGTGAAGGAGACCAGCGCGGAGGCGGTACGCAGGCTGCGCGCCCTGGGCCTCACCCCGATCCTCCTGACCGGCGACAACAAGGCCGTCGCCGAGTCGGTGGCCCGCGAGGTCGGCATCGACGAGGTCATCGCGGAGGTCATG from Streptomyces spiramyceticus carries:
- a CDS encoding heavy metal translocating P-type ATPase produces the protein MPTTAAGTPTPTQVELAIGGMTCASCAARIEKKLNRMDGVEATVNYATEKAKVSYRGEEVSVQDLIATVEATGYTAKEPAPPPTEPQEVPSDTESAHDELRPLRQRLITATLLAVPVVAMAMVPALQIQYWQWLSLTLAAPVVTYAAWPFHRAAWTNAKHGAATMDTLISVGTSAAFLWSLWALFFGTAGTPGMTHPFELTISRSDGAGNIYLEAAAGVTAFILAGRYFEARSKRKAGAALKALLELGAKSVTVLREGREETIPTADLAVGDLFLVRPGEKIATDGTVVEGTSAVDAAMLTGESVPVEVGPGDSVTGATLNAGGRLVVEATRVGADTQLARMAKLVEDAQNGKAAAQRLADKISAVFVPVVIALALGTLGFWLGNGSGLTAAFTAAVAVLIIACPCALGLATPTALMVGTGRGAQLGILIKGPEVLENTRKADTIVLDKTGTVTTGRMTLLAVHTADSTDRAEVLRLAGALEHASEHPVARAVAAGATAELGGLPVPEDFANVPGLGVQGIVEGHAILVGRSTLLGEWAMELPAELERTRGEAEAAGRTAIAVAWDGEARAVLEVADAVKETSAEAVRRLRALGLTPILLTGDNKAVAESVAREVGIDEVIAEVMPQDKVDVVKKLQAEGRSVAMVGDGVNDAAALAQADLGLAMGTGTDAAIEAGDLTLVRGDLLAAADAIRLSRKTLGTIKSNLFWAFAYNVAALPLAASGLLNPMIAGAAMAFSSVFVVGNSLRLRGFQAA